The sequence below is a genomic window from Aureispira sp. CCB-E.
CTTTTGTTATGAAGGTACAAGCATAACTAACTCTTGGTAATTCTGAGTACTATTTAAATATTCTTCCACGAAGTCATAAGACATTATTCACTCTAACTTGTTGGTTTTTAAATGGGAAATAAAACGACCCAACACCGTTAAAATAAATCTACTAATTGGCTAATTCTGATGTGACTAACGTGGTTTAAGTGGGCTATTGGAGATAAAAAGCTAAGAAATATAATACTTTTGGCAAAAAAAAGTTAGTTTACTTAAAACCTTTTTATTATTTGTCCTATTTTTTGAAGAAAACCATTCGTATGAATACCCTTCATTGTTTTTTCTTATTGGTTGTAAGTACGTTTACATTTGCACAATCTGATACAGACAAGCATCTCTATGACTTGCATTTAGTAAAACTAACAGACAAAAAGAATAGTCCATTTAGCCTTTTCTCTCCGCAAGAATATTTAAGTCCTAGAGCTTTAGAACGACGTGCGACCCAAGGTGTTTCCATTGATATGCTGGATATTCCTATCTCTATGTCATATATTAAAACAATAGAAGCATTGGCTCCTATCCAAGGAAAATCCAAGTGGTTTAATGCGCTTGCGATTCATACAGAAAGTAAAAGTATTCTCAAACAAATTGAAGCCCTCCCCTTTGTAAAATCTATTCAACCTCTTGGCAAGTTTCGAAAAGCAAAAAAAGCAAAAATTTACCATAAAAGACCTGCTATAGATAGCTCAAAACATCAAGTAAGTCCCTATGGTTTAGCTAAAACCCAACTTGAAATGCTTGGAGGTGAAAAGCTTCATCAATTGGGCTTCACAGGAAAAGAAGTACATGTTGGTGTTGTTGATGGTGGCTTTAGAAATGCGTATAGAATGACTGTGTTTGATAGCCTATTCTTAGATGACCGAATTTTAGGTACCCATGACTTTGTTGAAGGCGATGACTTTGTCTATGAAAGCAGTACTCATGGCACCAATGTCCTATCAATTATGGCAGCTAAGCAACCTTATTTGATGATTGGTACGGCTCCTGATGCTTATTATTATTTATTTAAAACAGAAGATATTCGAGGAGAATTTAGAGCGGAAGAATTTTACTGGGTGCTTGCTTTAGAACATGCCGATAGTGTTGGAATAGATATTGTCAATTCATCAATGGGATATACTCGTTTTAGGGATGCCTCTATGTCTTATCAATACAAAGATTTGGATGGAAAAAGCACCTTAATTACCCAAGGTGCGAACATTGCTAGTGCCAAAGGCATTTTGATTGTCAATGCCGCTGGTAATGATGGTCATAAAGATTGGCATTACTTGGCTGCCCCTGCCGATGCCGTGGAAGTGCTAACAGTTGCGGCTGTTCAACGAGATAGCAGTAGAGCAACATTTAGTTCTTGGGGACCGACCTACGATGGGCGCATCAAACCCGATGTAGCTGCATTAGGAGAAGGCACTGCCTATGCTTCTATGATTACTTATGATGTAGGATATGGTGATGGCACTTCTTATGCCTGTCCTGTCTTGACTGGAATGGTGGCAACGTTAAAACAAGCCTTTCCTACCGTATCCAATAAAAAGCTAAAAAGTGCCATAGTCAATAGCGCACATTTATTACATGCGGACTCTTCTTTGGGAAAAGGTATTCCCAATTTTCTTCAAGCCTACTTAACCCTATCGGATTCTAGTATTTTTATACATCAATCGGGTCTTCTGGATCACCCCAAAAGGATTGTCAATAATAATGTACATGTCTACGTAGAAAATGCTCAAAAAACTCCTATTGAATTAACTTTGTATAATATTTGGGGCAAACAATTACATCATCGAAAAGAAGAACTTCAAGCCAATATAATTAATAAAATATCACTCAAAGAATTCAAAAACTATGGTCAAGGAGTTTATGCGTTGCAAATCAAGTTGTGGGGCAAAACACACTGGGTAGAACTGGTTCATTAATTGTGTGATCAAACAAATCTTAGTATAGGTCTCATTCAGCTCCAACAAGTTGTTATGAGGTTTTCTGTCATTTTTTCTGAACGATTACTTTCCTTCGGCTGTTTTCTAGTCTACAAGACTTTTTAAGTTGGTCGATTCTATTTATCCTTATTTCGAATTTATTCTACAATATTTAGTAGATTCGAGCAGAAGTTATTCAAAATTTGTGAACTTGTTGTTTATCATTAGTTCTTCATAAGTAAGAGGTCAGAAAAAATAAGAACAAAAAATGGGCTTATTTTTGAACGATTACTTTCCAATTAATTGTCATAAACCATTAGAATGAAAGCATTAACGATACTATTTTTTTTATTTCTAATTCATCCTATCCAAGCCCAAAAAGAGGATTACAACCATCATAATCATACCTTACATTGGGTTGAATTTACGGACAAAAATAATACTCCCTACAGTATTTTTCGTCCTCAAGATTTTTTATCTGCTAGAGCTATCCAACGTAGGATCACAATGGGGATTCCCATTGAAGAAAATGACTTGCCCATCACTCCTGATTACATCAAACAAGTCATCGGCTTAGGAGCTCCTCTACACGCAAAATCAAAGTGGCTTAATTCTATTGCGATTTATACCAAAGATAAGAACTTATTAAAGCAAATTAATGAGTTACCTTTTGTCAAATCGGTTAAACCCTTGGGCAAATTTAGAAAGGTTACCAAACCTAATATGAAAAAAAACAAACCTTCTGTAGATGCTTCTAAACATGAAATAGACTATTATGGTCAAGCAGATAACCAAATTAAGATGCTAGGCGGTGACGTGTTGCACGGATACGGATATACAGGAAAAGGCATCCATGTTGCTATCTTTGATGGTGGCTTTTTGGATGTTTATCGAATGCCTGTTTTTGATAGTATTTACACTAATAATCGTTTATTGGGAACACACGATTTTGTAGAAGGAGACGATTTTGTTTACGAAAGTAGTTCGCATGGCACCAATGTCCTCGCTTGTATGGGGTCTAAAGCACCACACTTGATTGTAGGCACAGCTCCTGATGCTTCTTATTACTTGTTTAAAACCGAAGATGTTCGAGGAGAATTTAGAACAGAAGAATTCAACTGGGTAGCTGCCCTAGAACACGCAGATAGCATAGGAGTTGATGTCGTTAATTCTTCCTTGGGTTATACGGGCTTCAACGATACGACCATGTCCTATAAATACCATCAATTGGATGGAAAGACAGCCCTTTCTAGTCGAGGCGCTAACATTGGTGCTTCCAAAGGAATTTTGATTGTCAATAGTGCTGGTAACGAAGGCGATGGTAATTGGCACTATATCGGAACCCCTGCCGATGCCGAAGGCGTTTTGAGTGTCGCTGCTGTTCGCCCCAATGGGACTAGAGCCAGCTTTAGCTCTTGGGGACCTACTCCCGATGGCAGAATCAAACCAGATGTAGCAGCACAAGGACGTTATACGGTTGTTGCCAATCTAAACAAATATGACATCACAAGAACCAATGGTACTTCCTTTTCTTCTCCCGTTATGGCAGGTATGGTTGCCTCTCTCAAACAAGCGCACCCCGACAAAACAAGCGAAGAAATCAAAGATGCTATTCGCCTAAGTGGTAGTATATCTAATCAACCAGATTCTTCTTTGGGGTATGGAATTCCTAATTTCTTTTTTGCTTATCTTACAATGTTAAAAGCAAGTATTGTTGTTGATCACAAAGGGGAACTATACTACACTCCCAAACCTATTGATGATGAGTTGCATCTGTTTATTGAACAACGAAAGCCTGCTGTATTAAAAATAAGTATTTATAATAAATTAATGGCAGAACAATTTACTTATACCACGACTACCAAAGGTAGAGAAATCAAAGAAGTTCGCATTCCTGATTTAGAAAATTATCCTGCGGGAGTTTATATGATAAAACTAGAAATTGACGCTTACCCTTATTGGCTTGAAATGATTAAGGAGTAAAACGTTGAATCCCATCGGGTGTCAAAATATTAGAAATTAGGTTGTTGAGTGATGCTCAATAACCTAATTTTATTTCTAGCTTTTATATTACCAATAATGAGAAGGATTATTTTTGCACTATTCTGCTTTTGTCAACTAGGTTGCCAACCAGACATAACATACGCACCTTATAACAACTATTTACAAGGTGTACAATCTGCTCATCAAAATAACAAACCTATATTTCTTCATTTTACATGTTGGAGCTGTATAGGTTACAATAGCTTTGAACATCATATTATTACGAATAAAGCTGTAAAAAGACTACTTAATCAAGATTTTATATCAATCGATTTATATACTGATGACAAAACTTCATTGGATCAAAAAACCTTGCAACAATTCATTCAAACAATAAATTTTGATTCGCTTGCTCAACAACAAATTTTAAAATTTAAAACCTTAGGCGCTGTTAATACTGCAATTGAACGGACACTCTTTAAAAAATCAACTCAACCACTTTATGTACTTTTAAGTCCTAATGGTAATCTTCTAATACCACCATTTGGGTATTTTGGAAAAGATCCTCAAGTTCTAATTCAAAATCTAGAAAAAGCAAAGAAAAACCTCCATCAATCATCGATGCGTTGAGCAACTACTCTTCTAGAAGTAAGAGTCCTTTTAAAACTTACTTGAATTGGGCATACATCACGCCAACCTCTCCTTGCAAAATCAAACGAAATAGCGTATCTTAAAGGAGTTTTTTTACAACGCAACAAACACCTATTATCATGAAAGAAGTTCCGCTCATTCCTGCCGATCATTGGTTTTTTAGAAATTCTTTAGTTGTTCTAAATGATCCTCTAGCTTTTTTTGTTAATACCTTTGCAGAATACGGTGATATTTACAATGTCAACTCCAACCTATACACAATCTATGTGACTGCAAACCCTAAGCACATTCAAGAGATAATGGTCTCTAACAAAAAGGATTATGCCAAGAGCGATGATTATAAAATATTAAAGTATTCTTTAGGGAATGGTTTATTGACTAGTGAAGGTGATTTTTGGAAAAAACAACGCCGTATTGCCCAGCCTGCTTTTCATAGAGAAAGCATGAAAAAATTGTTGGACATTATGATTGCTTCTACGCAAAAAATAGTCGCCTCTTGGAAAGAGAAAACACAGGTTCAGTTAACGGATGAAATGAATTTTTTGACACTTGATATTGTCACCAAATGTTTGTTTGGTACTGAATTAAAAACCGATTATTCAAAAATTCAGCAAGCAGTTACGATAGAAAATGAGTACTTGGCAGAGCGAATCATGACACCTTTTAAGCCTCCGTTTTGGGTTCCTACCTCCAAAAATCGTGCTTATAGAAAAGCTCGTGCTTATAGTAGTAGCTTAATTTTAAATATTATTAAAGATAGGCAAGAAAACCCTAGTACTCACAATGATTTGTTGAGTATGCTGATGAATGCAGAGGATGAAGATACGGGAGAAAAAATGAGCAATCAACAGTTAAAAGATGAATCGATCACTATCTTTGTAGCAGGGCACGAAACAACAGCCAACGCTTTGTCGTGGACTTTTTATCTACTAACGCAGCATCCTGATAAACTAAAAATCTTACAGCAAGAAATTGATACGGTGTTGCAAGACAAACCACCAACATTCCAAAACTTGAAGGAACTCACCTACACACAAATGGTCTTGGAAGAATCCATGCGTTTGTATCCTCCTGCTTGGACTATCGTACGAAAAGTTGCCCATGAAACAACTATGGATGGGTATCTATTCAAAAAAGATACTCGATTAATTTTAGATGTATATATGCTACATCGCCACCCCGATTATTGGGAAAACCCCACTGCTTTTGAACCAGAACGTTTTGAAAGCAACCAGAAGAAAAAGCGGCACAAATATGCTTATATTCCTTTTGGGGCAGGGCAACGGATGTGCATTGGCAATAGTTTTGCTATGATGGAAATGAAAGTTGTGCTAACATTGTTATTGCAACAGTTCAACTTATCTCTTGCCCCTAATGCACCTGAAGTAGTCCCCGAACCGCTAATCACCTTACGACCTAAAAATGGGATTCTGATGGACATCCGTAGTCGATGATAAAAATTATAGTTTCTAGATACTGCTATTTGTTGAGCAGCATAGTAATATCTAGAAACTATCCTTATACCCCAAAGATTCTTTTACAAACCTAAAATTGGTGCAAAAATATCTTCTTCATACCCTCCTTCTTGGTAGGTTTGGTAGGCTCTTACGCCTGTCAATTCTACATCAGCTATACCCGCATTATGATTTTTTGCTACCTTTGCTCCAGTAGAGAATGTTTCCCAATTTTCCCAAGTTACCTTTAAACCACCAATTGGTAAGATTCCTACCCACATTTTCCATGCTTTTGGTAGCCCCGTCTCATCCAGAAGCCATAAATAAGAATCGCCAGGAGTCACGCCTCCTGTTGGATAAGTCACCAACAAACCTTGCGATCCATCTTCTAAATCCACCGTTCTTAATTCTGGATTTCCGTTGCGAATTTGAACAAAGCCATTCATCCAAAAAGCATCATTTATAAAATACGAATAAGCCGTCTCTAAGGTCTCTTGATCGTCTGGTTGTTCCTTTCCATCTTCATAAATTTTCCCCTTCATAGTATTAGGATTTAACAATACTCGATTGTCATTCCAACGAACTTCTACCAAATGGCGTTTTTTGTCCCAAATGTATTCGTGCATCCCCAAGAACGTCCATTCTATATAATTCGTTTGATCCCAAGCCTCTGCATTTACTGCTGTTAGCATTTTTTGCGCTAGAGCTTCTGCCTCTGGACCTTGTTTACCCTCTGGAAGAGGTTCATTGTAAACCAGATACAGCACCACAAAAGCAACTACTAATAAAAGTAAGATAATTCCAAGCCCTTTTAACAAGCCCTTTCCAATTTTTTTAAGCATAATTGATGTGTATTTTGATAATTATTTTGAGAATCTATTTAAATTCTACCTTCAAGCTACAAATACTTGATTTTGTTCCTACTTTGAAGAATATAAATTTTAAACTACTCTGATTCCATACTTACAAGCCCTAAATTAGGACGACTAATTTAGGGCTCCAACTAATATTCTTATATAACTAATAACTGATAGAATAGTTTTGAGAATTCTAAAATTTTAAATTTTCTCTCACTAGGTACTGTGCTTCTCTCCCCTCAAACCATTGGCCAACATAGAAACCAACAACCAAATAGATACTAAAATGGAAATTCGACCAATCAAGTCGCCATACAATGTATAAAAGGTTACTTTATCGTTTAAATAGATGTCATCTCGAATGGCAATAGCTTCATCATAATTCGTTGGATGATAAATATCGCCTCTACTATTGATAAAACAAGAAACGCCCGTATTGGCAGAGCGAACGACATAACGGCGATTTTCAATCGCTCTTAAAGAAGATAAATACAAATGTTGGCGATGCCCATTGCTGTTATCCCACCAACCGTCGTTGGTAATTACAAATAATGCTTCTGCGCCTTCTTTGATATAATCTGTTACATAGTCGCCATAAATAGATTCATAACAAATTAAAGGGGCTACGGCGCCTTGACTAGAAGTAAATACGGCTCGTTTGTCCTGAATACCCAAACTCAAGCCTGGTGCTCCTCCCAAATCAAGAATTAAGCCTTTGAAAAAAGGAATATTACCAATATAAGGCATGCTCTCAGCACCAGGAACTAACTTTGATTTTTTATAATAAGGAATTTCTTTCGTTTGACTGTTCAACTGTATGGCTGCGTTGTGTGCATCTCTATACTGACATTGTGTTTGCGTTGAATTACAGTACGTATAAACGTTATCTGGTCTAGGCTCTCCTTCTTTGTAACGAATATAGGTGCTTAATCCCGTAATTAAATTCAACTTAGGATGCGCTCCTGTAAATGCACGAAGTGTTTTAATTAACTGACTTTCTTCTAGTTTATTAGCTTCTATACCTCTAAAAGAAGTTTCTGGAAATAAAACATAAGCAGTTCGATCGGTTACAGCAGTTTCTGTCAATTCCATAAAACGTGTCAACTGCTGTTCTTGAGGAATACTAAACTTTTGATAATGTGGTTCAAAATTAGGCTGTACACTAACCACTTCAACAGCTTTCTCGGTCGTCACGTCATAACTATAATAAATAGCTAGAGAAACAAGAATTGGAACAATAAAAGCAATGCTTGGTTTGATGAAAACAGCTGCCAAAGAACCAGAAGGCTGTTCTTGAGACCAATACTTAAACAAACCATCTGCAATCCAAATATTAATTCCCAATATCCACAAAGAACCTCCAAAAACCCCCGTAAATTCGTACCATTGTACTAAGCTAGGCAAGTGTGCAAAACTATTCCCCAAGGTTAACCAAGGCCACGAAATATCCCAAGTTAAATGCCCTATTTCAAAGGTCATCCAAAAGCTCAGAAAACCTAAATTCGCCGCACGTTGCCCCATATTTTTTTTTGTTACATGATAAAAAATAAAAGGGATGGTCATAAAAACAGCATTCAATGTATTCCCCAACATACCAGCTATAAAAGAACTGTTTTGAATCCACCAAGTCGTTAATAGGTTCCAAATAAGAAATGTATTAAATGCCAATTTAAAAATGGTCCATTTGGAGGTGGTTGACCGCTCTTTAGAGACAATATCTTCTGCCCAAAGCAAAGGTATGAATCCTATAAACATAAGAAAAAAAGTAGGCATGGGCATAAAACCTCCCGCAAGTAGGACACCAGAAAGTATACTCGCTCCCAATAGTTTGTTTCTTTGTGGTAATGTGGTAATATATTGTCCCAAGAAGGCTAAAATACTTCCCCAAACACACAACCAAAACCAAAGTACTCGTTGTCCCCAAAGTTGATCTTGACGATACAACGTTCGTAAATCACACCCTACATAAACAGCAATCAATAGGCAAATTGTCCCAACAACCAACCTTATTTGCATTTCTTTTTTCATTCTCTTATTTTTTTATTCTACCAAAACCTCCTTATAATTCCAATCTCTTAATACAAATCATCTAATAGAAAAGAATTTAAACGGACTATTCCTTAGAACTAAATACTTCTTCGTGATAAAACAATATAAATAACCATTGGAGCTCCCAAAAAAGACGTTACTACATTGATTGGCAACATCTGATCGCTTCCTGGCAACTGTGCTATAAATTGGCACAACAATAAGGTTATCATCCCCAATAGAATGGTTCCTAATAACAATACAAAATGTCGATGTGTTTGAAAAAACATCCGAGCTAAATGAGGAACGGCTATCCCAACAAAAGCAATGGGACCGCAAAAAGCCGTTATCCCTCCTGCCAAAACAGCGGTCACTACAATAATTTGTTGTTGTGCTCGACGAACATTTACGCCCATACTCAAAGCATACTGATCTCCCAACAACAGAGCATCTAATGTTTTACTCAAACCAAATGTCAATAGTATAAATAGAGCACAAATTGGAGCTAATAATGTCAATTCTTCCCAAGTTACTCCTGTCAAACTTCCCATTGACCACAATACAAACTGCTGCAACGCTTGTTGACTACTAAAATACTGCAACAAAGATACAATCGCACTGGTAGCACTACCAAACATTAATCCCAAAATTAACAAGGTATTAATATCGGAAATGCGCCAAGAAATTAACATCAACAAAAAGAGCACAAGCCCTGCCCCTAGCATTGCCATCAAAATCAACATCCAATTGCTAGTTCCCCAAAAAGCAAAAAATGCAAAGGAAGACAACCATCCTGATGCTAAGATAAATAAAGCCACTCCTAAAGAAGCCCCAGAACTAATCCCCAATACAAAAGGACCTGCAATAGGATTTCTAAAAAACGTTTGCATTAACAAACCGCTAACCCCCAAACTAGCCCCGCTAAATATTGCAGCCATTATTTTAGGCATTCTAAAGCTCCAAACAATAGTAGCATCACTCTTAATACTTGCATTTCCTAACAAAGCATCTAGTATGCGATCCAAGGGAATAACAACAGAGCCCCATGCTAAATTCAGCATAAACAATGCAATTAGCAGGACAATAAGTATGCTTATTTTAGTTCCAATAGACAATTACGCTAAAGTTTTTAATAGTTCTTACTTCTTGTTTAGCTGGTTAACTAAAGGTGCTCTATTAAATTCGCACGTATACAATGAAGTTTAATAAAATCAATCCTATTGAGTAACTTTTTAGAGTTCCTGATAATAGTACAAACTATCTTCCTCTACTTGCTCGTCATGAAAAATATGGATCAAATCTTTTAAAACTAAGTGAGGGTTTACAATAGCGGATTCAAAAATATCAGAACCACCCTGTGCCGTGCCTCTTTTATAATAATTGTATAGTTGCCCTTCTTGAAAGGCTTTAAAATCTTGGTATTTGGATTCCGAGTCAACTAAGTCGTCTTTATTCGTCCAACTAGACATATTAATCCAGTAATCTGCCTCCAAAGCCTTGGCATATACCGCTTCAAAATCAAGTGGCACACCACTCAAACTATTATCTTCTTCCCACAAATAACGCCCCCCAGCATCTTGAATAAAGGTTGCCATAAAACTTTTGCCCCCCGCAACATACCAAGTGCCTTTGTAAACAGCCCCTGTCAAAACAGTAGGCTTTCTGTTATGCCGAGTCGCCCGTTCTTGCAGTTGTTGATACTTTGCCGCAATTTGGCTACACTTTCTCAATGCCTCGTTCTCTTTTCCCAACAAACAAGCCACAAACACTGCCCACTCTGCCCTACCCAAGGGTGTTTTCTCCATAAAATCAGACAGCAACACCGCAGGTATTCCCATCTCATTAAATTTCTTATAAGAAGCCTGATCACCTATGCTATATACCATAGCAACATCTGCATTGCTTGTCAAGGCCTTTTCATAATCAATCGTATTGCTGCCCCCAATATCCATCACACGTCCTTCTTTTAGAGCTGTCTGAACATTTTTATTATAAACATAAGCCCCATTGGACATGGCAACAATCTTATCGGTAGCCTCCAAAAAATCTAAGAAAGCCACATCTATAGTACTTGTACAAATAATCCGCTCCACAGGTACTGGAATAGTAACCGCATTAGGATAGTTGGTTGGTGCTTGTTCTTCTCTAGGATATAGAACATACTGAAACTCCTCTTGGGCATTCTTCCAAGCTTTTGTAATAGTCAAAATGGTATAAGTACCTTCTTTTTCAATGGTGAAATTTTTAGCATGGTCGAGTTCTAATATTGTTCTTTCTTTTTCAACAACATTGCTATTCGACACCTTTGTTTCGTTATTGCAAGCAATTACTATCCAACAAAAAAAGAGTAAGAAATAAATAGGCATAGCATGATTTTTTTTTGTCGCGCAAAAATACAAAAAACGCTAAGCTTTTCATCCTAATCCTAAGTTTCCTTCAAAATAAAGCAGCTATTATAGTTTTTTTTTCGTAACTTAAGTAACTAGTAGTCTTACCGTTACCTCTTACTACCCCATTTTAAAAATTGTCAAACAAATCTCATTTGTATTCTTTAACTTTCAAACCTCTATTCTATGCTACAATTTGACAAAAGAAAACAGTTTACTAAAAGTACGCAGCAACTCTTTTTTATCACAGGTTGTTGCTTCCTTTCGCTTAATCATAGCTATGCTCAAAATGTTGGTATTGGCACCCCTAGTCCAACCAACAAATTACACGTTGTAGGAGATGCTAGAATCACCTCCCTATCTGGCGTTGGTACTCGCATGGTAGTGGCAGATGCGAATGGTGTACTCAGTACGCAAGCCATTCCTGCGGCATCTGGCGACATTACCAGTGTTACAGCTGGTGACGGTTTAGTTGGAGGAGGAGCTGCAGGGGATGTTACATTAAATGCTGTCGCTATAAATGGGTTAACAACACATCCTAATGATATTCGTTTGGGAGGAACCTTAATTCAAGGTACGACGATTAGCCATGACCTCTTTAATTTAACGCATGACTTAACCAATACAGGTGATTTTCATATTGCGGACAATGGAGTCAATCGCTTTTCTGTTTTAGACAATGGACGCACAGCAGTAGGAAGTATTGCTAATGCTGGTAGATTTAATGTCACTGGTGACTCTTATTTCTCAGATGATCTTTTTCTCAGAGATGGCGCAGTTAATGGTGGCGATATTTTAGTTCGAATTTATGATTCGGCAGATGATGGAGTAATTGATTTATACGAAAACAATGCTATGAATCATAGAATTCATGGAAATGGTGTTACTGTTTTTAATGAACAAGGGAATGCCAATGCCGATATTCGCATAGAATCAGACTTACAGACCAATATGTTCTTCATTGATGCAGGAACCAACGAAATTGGGATTCAAACCAATGCCCCCTCTAGCATGCTTCAAATGACCAATGGAGGGATTAATGTTGGTGCTAATGCAATGGCTTCTTTTGATAATTCTGGTATTGATGGTGTCGCTATTTCTGGTCATGACAATAATACTGCAAATCCTTATAATGGCATAGAAGGAATTACCAATTATAGCGGTACAGCCTTTATACCTTCTGGAGTTTTTGGTTTGGCAATTAACAACAGCTTGACTCATAGAGCTATTGGCGTTCGGGGTGTTGCCAACGGACGTGATGGTGTTGGAGTTTATGGTTCTAGGCAAAATACAGGTGGTGTTGTTGGCTGGGGTGGCGTTTTTTATAATGATTTAGGCTATACGGG
It includes:
- a CDS encoding S8 family serine peptidase, with translation MNTLHCFFLLVVSTFTFAQSDTDKHLYDLHLVKLTDKKNSPFSLFSPQEYLSPRALERRATQGVSIDMLDIPISMSYIKTIEALAPIQGKSKWFNALAIHTESKSILKQIEALPFVKSIQPLGKFRKAKKAKIYHKRPAIDSSKHQVSPYGLAKTQLEMLGGEKLHQLGFTGKEVHVGVVDGGFRNAYRMTVFDSLFLDDRILGTHDFVEGDDFVYESSTHGTNVLSIMAAKQPYLMIGTAPDAYYYLFKTEDIRGEFRAEEFYWVLALEHADSVGIDIVNSSMGYTRFRDASMSYQYKDLDGKSTLITQGANIASAKGILIVNAAGNDGHKDWHYLAAPADAVEVLTVAAVQRDSSRATFSSWGPTYDGRIKPDVAALGEGTAYASMITYDVGYGDGTSYACPVLTGMVATLKQAFPTVSNKKLKSAIVNSAHLLHADSSLGKGIPNFLQAYLTLSDSSIFIHQSGLLDHPKRIVNNNVHVYVENAQKTPIELTLYNIWGKQLHHRKEELQANIINKISLKEFKNYGQGVYALQIKLWGKTHWVELVH
- a CDS encoding S8 family serine peptidase produces the protein MKALTILFFLFLIHPIQAQKEDYNHHNHTLHWVEFTDKNNTPYSIFRPQDFLSARAIQRRITMGIPIEENDLPITPDYIKQVIGLGAPLHAKSKWLNSIAIYTKDKNLLKQINELPFVKSVKPLGKFRKVTKPNMKKNKPSVDASKHEIDYYGQADNQIKMLGGDVLHGYGYTGKGIHVAIFDGGFLDVYRMPVFDSIYTNNRLLGTHDFVEGDDFVYESSSHGTNVLACMGSKAPHLIVGTAPDASYYLFKTEDVRGEFRTEEFNWVAALEHADSIGVDVVNSSLGYTGFNDTTMSYKYHQLDGKTALSSRGANIGASKGILIVNSAGNEGDGNWHYIGTPADAEGVLSVAAVRPNGTRASFSSWGPTPDGRIKPDVAAQGRYTVVANLNKYDITRTNGTSFSSPVMAGMVASLKQAHPDKTSEEIKDAIRLSGSISNQPDSSLGYGIPNFFFAYLTMLKASIVVDHKGELYYTPKPIDDELHLFIEQRKPAVLKISIYNKLMAEQFTYTTTTKGREIKEVRIPDLENYPAGVYMIKLEIDAYPYWLEMIKE
- a CDS encoding DUF255 domain-containing protein encodes the protein MRRIIFALFCFCQLGCQPDITYAPYNNYLQGVQSAHQNNKPIFLHFTCWSCIGYNSFEHHIITNKAVKRLLNQDFISIDLYTDDKTSLDQKTLQQFIQTINFDSLAQQQILKFKTLGAVNTAIERTLFKKSTQPLYVLLSPNGNLLIPPFGYFGKDPQVLIQNLEKAKKNLHQSSMR
- a CDS encoding cytochrome P450: MKEVPLIPADHWFFRNSLVVLNDPLAFFVNTFAEYGDIYNVNSNLYTIYVTANPKHIQEIMVSNKKDYAKSDDYKILKYSLGNGLLTSEGDFWKKQRRIAQPAFHRESMKKLLDIMIASTQKIVASWKEKTQVQLTDEMNFLTLDIVTKCLFGTELKTDYSKIQQAVTIENEYLAERIMTPFKPPFWVPTSKNRAYRKARAYSSSLILNIIKDRQENPSTHNDLLSMLMNAEDEDTGEKMSNQQLKDESITIFVAGHETTANALSWTFYLLTQHPDKLKILQQEIDTVLQDKPPTFQNLKELTYTQMVLEESMRLYPPAWTIVRKVAHETTMDGYLFKKDTRLILDVYMLHRHPDYWENPTAFEPERFESNQKKKRHKYAYIPFGAGQRMCIGNSFAMMEMKVVLTLLLQQFNLSLAPNAPEVVPEPLITLRPKNGILMDIRSR
- the lnt gene encoding apolipoprotein N-acyltransferase → MKKEMQIRLVVGTICLLIAVYVGCDLRTLYRQDQLWGQRVLWFWLCVWGSILAFLGQYITTLPQRNKLLGASILSGVLLAGGFMPMPTFFLMFIGFIPLLWAEDIVSKERSTTSKWTIFKLAFNTFLIWNLLTTWWIQNSSFIAGMLGNTLNAVFMTIPFIFYHVTKKNMGQRAANLGFLSFWMTFEIGHLTWDISWPWLTLGNSFAHLPSLVQWYEFTGVFGGSLWILGINIWIADGLFKYWSQEQPSGSLAAVFIKPSIAFIVPILVSLAIYYSYDVTTEKAVEVVSVQPNFEPHYQKFSIPQEQQLTRFMELTETAVTDRTAYVLFPETSFRGIEANKLEESQLIKTLRAFTGAHPKLNLITGLSTYIRYKEGEPRPDNVYTYCNSTQTQCQYRDAHNAAIQLNSQTKEIPYYKKSKLVPGAESMPYIGNIPFFKGLILDLGGAPGLSLGIQDKRAVFTSSQGAVAPLICYESIYGDYVTDYIKEGAEALFVITNDGWWDNSNGHRQHLYLSSLRAIENRRYVVRSANTGVSCFINSRGDIYHPTNYDEAIAIRDDIYLNDKVTFYTLYGDLIGRISILVSIWLLVSMLANGLRGEKHST
- a CDS encoding iron ABC transporter permease, which gives rise to MLNLAWGSVVIPLDRILDALLGNASIKSDATIVWSFRMPKIMAAIFSGASLGVSGLLMQTFFRNPIAGPFVLGISSGASLGVALFILASGWLSSFAFFAFWGTSNWMLILMAMLGAGLVLFLLMLISWRISDINTLLILGLMFGSATSAIVSLLQYFSSQQALQQFVLWSMGSLTGVTWEELTLLAPICALFILLTFGLSKTLDALLLGDQYALSMGVNVRRAQQQIIVVTAVLAGGITAFCGPIAFVGIAVPHLARMFFQTHRHFVLLLGTILLGMITLLLCQFIAQLPGSDQMLPINVVTSFLGAPMVIYIVLSRRSI
- a CDS encoding ABC transporter substrate-binding protein; translation: MPIYFLLFFCWIVIACNNETKVSNSNVVEKERTILELDHAKNFTIEKEGTYTILTITKAWKNAQEEFQYVLYPREEQAPTNYPNAVTIPVPVERIICTSTIDVAFLDFLEATDKIVAMSNGAYVYNKNVQTALKEGRVMDIGGSNTIDYEKALTSNADVAMVYSIGDQASYKKFNEMGIPAVLLSDFMEKTPLGRAEWAVFVACLLGKENEALRKCSQIAAKYQQLQERATRHNRKPTVLTGAVYKGTWYVAGGKSFMATFIQDAGGRYLWEEDNSLSGVPLDFEAVYAKALEADYWINMSSWTNKDDLVDSESKYQDFKAFQEGQLYNYYKRGTAQGGSDIFESAIVNPHLVLKDLIHIFHDEQVEEDSLYYYQEL